Proteins encoded by one window of Streptacidiphilus sp. PB12-B1b:
- a CDS encoding histidine phosphatase family protein yields the protein MPVHIVYETHSTTTDNEAGIATGWLPGRLSARGRLQARELGDRRCDDDIDAVFSSDLERAVQTVSIAFAGRTDIPLRQDPRLRECNYGDLNGSSQAELDRVRALHVDRPFPGGQSYREVVHATEAFLADLAAEWDGGRVLLVAHSANRWALECLLNGAPLDDVVQARTPWQPGWHYTLPAR from the coding sequence TTGCCGGTCCACATCGTGTACGAGACGCACTCCACCACCACCGACAACGAGGCCGGGATCGCCACCGGCTGGCTGCCCGGGCGGCTATCGGCGCGCGGGCGGCTCCAGGCCCGCGAGCTCGGCGACCGCCGCTGCGACGACGACATCGACGCGGTGTTCAGCTCGGATCTGGAGCGCGCCGTGCAGACCGTCTCCATCGCCTTCGCCGGGCGGACGGACATCCCACTGCGCCAGGACCCGCGCCTGCGGGAGTGCAACTACGGTGATCTCAACGGCAGTTCGCAGGCCGAGCTGGACCGCGTCCGGGCGCTGCACGTCGACCGGCCGTTCCCCGGCGGCCAGAGCTACCGCGAGGTGGTGCACGCCACCGAGGCGTTCCTCGCCGACCTGGCGGCGGAGTGGGACGGCGGGCGGGTGCTGCTCGTCGCCCACTCCGCCAACCGCTGGGCCCTGGAGTGCCTGCTCAACGGCGCGCCCCTGGACGACGTCGTCCAGGCCCGCACCCCGTGGCAACCCGGCTGGCACTACACCCTGCCCGCCCGCTGA